The genomic DNA GCCGTGCAGGGCGTCGGCGCCGCGCTGCTGATGCCGCTGTCGCTGACCCTGCTCTCCGCCGCCGTACCCGCGGCGCGCCGCGGCATGGCGCTCGGCGTCTGGGGCGCGGTGCAGGGCCTGGCCGTCGCGTCCGGGCCGCTGGTCGGCGGGGCGCTGACCGAGCACATCTCGTGGCACTGGATCTTCTGGCTGAACGTGCCCGTCGGCATCGCCCTCATCCCGCTGGTGCGGCTGAAGCTGACCGAGAGCCACGGCCCGAACGACCGCCTCGACATCCCCGGCACCGTGCTCGCCAGCACCGCGCTCTTCGGCCTCATCTACGCCCTGGTCCGCGGCAACGCCGACGGCTGGACCGCCACCCCCGTCCTCGCCGGGCTGATCGCGGCACCGGTGCTGCTGACCGCCTTCGTCGCGTACGAGCTGCGCGCCGCGAACCCCATGCTGCCCATGCGCCTCTTCCGCAACCGCAGCTTCAGCGCCGTCAACGCGGCGAGCGTGCTGATGTTCGTCGGGATGTTCGGCTCGATCTTCCTGCTCAGCCAGTTCCTCCAGGGCGTCGGCGGCTACTCGCCGCTGGAGGCCGGCCTGCGCATGCTGCCGTGGACCGCGATGCCGCTGATCGTCACCCCGATCGCCGGCGCGCTCTCCGACCGCATCGGCGGCCGGCCGATCATCGCGGCCGGTCTGGCGCTGCAGGCGGTGGGGCTGGTGCTGTGGGCGGTGGCGGTCGAGGTGGGCTTCTCGTACGGGTCGATACTGCCGGCGCTGACGGTGAGCGGCGTGGGCATGGCGATGTACTTCGCACCCTCCGCGAACGTCGTCCTGTCCAGCGTCGCCCCGGAGGAGCAGGGCATCGCGTCGGGCGCGAACAACGCGCTGCGCGAACTGGGCGGCGCGCTGGGCATCGCCCTGCTGGCGGCGGTCTTCTCCGCCCAGGGCGGCTACGAGAC from Streptomyces sp. CMB-StM0423 includes the following:
- a CDS encoding DHA2 family efflux MFS transporter permease subunit, whose translation is MSAPVRTGDRRRLGPTFWALLLTSLASFMGALDNLVVTTALPAIRDDLGGGMEDLEWTVSAYTLTFAVLLMLGASLGDRFGRRRMFAVGIGIFTASSAAAALSTGIDGLVTARAVQGVGAALLMPLSLTLLSAAVPAARRGMALGVWGAVQGLAVASGPLVGGALTEHISWHWIFWLNVPVGIALIPLVRLKLTESHGPNDRLDIPGTVLASTALFGLIYALVRGNADGWTATPVLAGLIAAPVLLTAFVAYELRAANPMLPMRLFRNRSFSAVNAASVLMFVGMFGSIFLLSQFLQGVGGYSPLEAGLRMLPWTAMPLIVTPIAGALSDRIGGRPIIAAGLALQAVGLVLWAVAVEVGFSYGSILPALTVSGVGMAMYFAPSANVVLSSVAPEEQGIASGANNALRELGGALGIALLAAVFSAQGGYETGQSFVDGLTPALWVGAAGVGLGALLALLIHKHRGPGAAGAPLAASKEDRTPVGV